The following proteins are co-located in the Puniceicoccus vermicola genome:
- the lptE gene encoding LPS assembly lipoprotein LptE, which produces MIKILQIPFFLFAALIAGCAGYQKGSLPNSETASLYLEPIQNEAYISGVAPLFQSELRRQILSSRLLKLVPTPEEADMVAYIRLLDYEEQPIGYLKSDTGQPISARISVSAQLTLTETDIDETVLIEDMPLTANSAVYSSPSTAFPNPVDQSKPAMVSDLARRVVLELELQRP; this is translated from the coding sequence ATGATAAAAATCCTCCAGATTCCCTTTTTCCTCTTCGCCGCTTTGATCGCTGGCTGTGCGGGATATCAAAAAGGGAGCTTGCCCAATTCCGAAACGGCGTCCCTCTACCTCGAGCCGATTCAAAATGAGGCCTATATTTCTGGAGTGGCCCCACTCTTCCAATCCGAGCTCCGCCGTCAGATTCTTTCCAGCCGTCTCCTCAAACTTGTCCCGACTCCAGAGGAAGCGGACATGGTAGCTTACATCCGGCTCCTTGACTACGAAGAGCAACCCATTGGTTACCTGAAGAGCGACACGGGTCAGCCCATTTCCGCACGCATTTCCGTTTCTGCTCAGCTCACCCTGACCGAGACGGACATCGACGAGACTGTTCTCATTGAGGACATGCCACTGACTGCGAATTCGGCAGTCTACTCCTCCCCATCCACCGCCTTTCCCAATCCGGTTGATCAAAGCAAACCCGCAATGGTTAGCGATCTGGCTCGGCGCGTCGTCCTGGAATTGGAATTACAGCGCCCCTAA
- a CDS encoding sirohydrochlorin chelatase, which translates to MIAGGAKAPLFLLTDNGSIRPASALALRAAAEDLSNRTGQTVMPASLAHCHRIPAEELGGTPARRLKETLLDPSLPEERPVFIIPFFLANRGAIVRLVEQAIAETREERPQLSVELLPYLFEEDGAEQEILARAGTVRVREQIRPSDTQKPTVVLVDHGSPYPGAAQVRNFVAGQVQAFLHDEVHTVIPASMERRDGDEYAFTDPLLEEVLRRPHLSQRPLILLMFFLLPGRHAGHGGDVAEICEEAIEESPSLEIRTTELLGDHPILLEALAKRVIGALGNG; encoded by the coding sequence ATGATTGCGGGCGGAGCCAAAGCTCCCCTCTTTCTCCTGACGGACAACGGATCGATCCGTCCAGCCTCCGCGTTGGCCCTACGAGCAGCGGCCGAGGACCTTTCCAACCGCACGGGTCAGACCGTGATGCCCGCCTCCCTGGCGCACTGCCATCGGATTCCAGCCGAAGAGCTCGGGGGCACTCCCGCCCGGCGGCTCAAGGAGACCCTCCTCGATCCTTCCCTGCCAGAGGAACGTCCGGTTTTCATTATTCCCTTTTTTCTCGCGAACCGCGGAGCGATCGTCCGCTTGGTCGAGCAAGCGATCGCCGAAACCCGTGAGGAACGGCCACAACTTAGCGTCGAACTCCTCCCCTATCTTTTCGAAGAGGATGGGGCCGAACAGGAAATTCTCGCGCGGGCGGGCACTGTCCGAGTTCGCGAACAAATCCGCCCCAGCGACACCCAAAAGCCTACGGTCGTCCTCGTCGACCATGGCAGCCCCTATCCGGGTGCGGCCCAGGTCCGCAATTTTGTCGCCGGCCAGGTGCAGGCATTTCTCCACGATGAAGTTCACACGGTCATTCCGGCCTCGATGGAGCGGCGCGACGGGGACGAATACGCCTTCACCGACCCCCTTTTGGAAGAAGTTCTCCGACGCCCCCATCTAAGCCAGCGACCCCTGATCCTTCTCATGTTTTTCCTCCTACCCGGACGCCATGCCGGGCATGGAGGTGATGTCGCGGAAATTTGCGAGGAGGCGATCGAGGAATCCCCCTCTCTCGAGATTCGCACCACTGAACTTCTCGGCGACCACCCAATCCTCTTGGAGGCGCTGGCAAAAAGGGTCATTGGGGCCTTAGGGAATGGTTGA
- the rpmF gene encoding 50S ribosomal protein L32: MGQPKRKHSKQRSRKRRGANRFEAPLLAKDSTDGSAYMPHRVNPSNGMYRGRQVIDLEV; this comes from the coding sequence ATGGGACAACCAAAGCGCAAACACTCTAAGCAAAGAAGTCGCAAACGTCGCGGCGCAAACCGTTTTGAGGCACCTCTCCTCGCAAAAGATTCGACGGATGGCAGCGCCTACATGCCTCATCGCGTAAATCCTTCCAATGGGATGTACCGCGGCCGTCAAGTCATCGACCTAGAGGTCTAA
- a CDS encoding NAD(P)/FAD-dependent oxidoreductase produces the protein MARELTIVGGGLAGLSLGVALSDRGIPVTVWEAGEIPRHRVCGEFICGVRPETLQNLRVADDLEDVLLHHRATWLGKKGEILFSGELPRPALGISRYALDHRLVERVRANGGEVILGQRWRGNPNEEGVVLASGRIAERTSWMGFKLHIAGDLPRELTLFFGDYGYVGLCPVEGGYWNLCGLFRKRPEVRGGKEEILEAYASASGMEPVVDLLKKCRIEPGSAAGVAGVAFGLKPPPKGEVRLGDAWGVIPPFTGNGMSIAFESAELALTPLEKWANGRLEWEGARDDIVRSHCRHLRTRFRVANSLHPFLLRPAGVRFLSILARTKILPFRPLFALTH, from the coding sequence ATGGCTCGAGAATTGACGATTGTTGGAGGCGGTCTGGCAGGCCTTTCGCTGGGTGTAGCTCTCTCCGACCGTGGAATCCCGGTTACGGTCTGGGAGGCGGGGGAAATACCGCGTCACCGGGTTTGTGGGGAATTTATCTGCGGCGTTCGCCCGGAGACTCTACAGAATTTGCGGGTAGCCGATGATCTGGAGGATGTTCTTCTTCACCATCGCGCCACTTGGCTGGGCAAAAAGGGTGAAATCCTGTTCTCGGGAGAGCTTCCGCGTCCGGCGTTGGGGATTTCCCGGTACGCGCTCGATCATCGCCTCGTAGAGCGAGTTCGGGCGAACGGAGGGGAGGTCATTCTCGGTCAACGTTGGCGGGGAAATCCCAATGAGGAAGGGGTCGTGTTGGCCTCTGGGAGGATTGCGGAACGAACCTCTTGGATGGGGTTCAAGCTTCACATCGCGGGCGATCTCCCGCGGGAGCTGACTCTGTTTTTCGGGGATTATGGTTACGTGGGTCTTTGTCCCGTCGAGGGAGGATATTGGAATCTTTGCGGGCTTTTTCGCAAACGCCCTGAGGTGCGGGGTGGGAAGGAGGAAATCTTGGAAGCCTACGCATCGGCCTCGGGGATGGAGCCGGTAGTCGATTTGTTGAAGAAATGCAGGATCGAGCCGGGTAGTGCGGCTGGCGTGGCTGGCGTTGCGTTTGGACTCAAACCTCCACCAAAGGGCGAAGTGCGCTTGGGTGACGCTTGGGGAGTCATTCCTCCATTTACGGGTAATGGGATGTCGATCGCGTTCGAGTCGGCCGAGTTGGCACTGACTCCGTTGGAGAAGTGGGCGAATGGACGGCTGGAGTGGGAGGGGGCCAGGGATGATATCGTTCGGTCCCATTGCAGGCATTTGCGAACGCGCTTCCGAGTGGCAAATTCTCTCCATCCGTTCCTTCTGCGTCCGGCAGGGGTGCGGTTTCTTTCGATTCTTGCCCGGACTAAAATTCTTCCATTCAGACCTTTGTTTGCGCTGACTCACTGA
- a CDS encoding beta-ketoacyl-ACP synthase III translates to MSHHGPSIYVRGTGSYAPEKILTNEDISKIVDTNDEWIVTRTGIRERRIAAENESTSDMAARACEKAMEMAGIGPDEVDALIIATLTPDMLFPSTGCLVQNKLGLGKVPSFDVDAACSGFMYGLETARGILSANPRYRNVLLVGAEKLSSIIDWEDRSTCVLFGDGAGAVVLSREENRGGGELLGVQLGADGNCAHMIHMPAGGSSIPASMDSIKNRQHYLKMNGREVFKLAVRAMVKASHDILEECGVELKDVGCVIPHQANIRIIESVASHMKLPLDIFPNNVHNYGNTSAASVPLALDEAIRGGKIADGEYVLMIAFGAGLTWGSTLMKWNSPK, encoded by the coding sequence ATGTCCCATCACGGTCCTTCTATTTATGTGCGCGGAACCGGCTCGTACGCGCCGGAAAAGATTCTTACCAACGAGGATATCTCGAAAATCGTTGATACCAACGACGAATGGATCGTAACCCGCACCGGGATTCGCGAGCGCCGAATCGCCGCCGAGAATGAATCGACGAGCGACATGGCAGCCAGGGCCTGCGAAAAGGCGATGGAGATGGCCGGAATCGGGCCCGATGAGGTCGATGCGTTAATCATCGCAACCCTCACGCCGGATATGCTTTTCCCCTCAACTGGGTGTTTGGTCCAGAACAAGCTAGGCCTGGGAAAGGTCCCGTCTTTCGACGTAGACGCTGCCTGCTCGGGATTCATGTATGGCCTCGAGACCGCACGCGGGATCCTCTCCGCCAATCCGCGCTATCGCAACGTGCTCCTCGTCGGAGCGGAAAAGCTCAGCTCGATCATTGACTGGGAAGATCGCTCGACCTGCGTGCTTTTTGGGGATGGAGCCGGAGCTGTGGTTCTCAGCCGCGAAGAAAATCGTGGCGGAGGAGAACTCCTCGGTGTCCAACTGGGGGCCGACGGCAACTGCGCCCATATGATCCACATGCCAGCCGGAGGTTCGAGCATTCCTGCCTCCATGGACTCGATCAAGAACCGGCAGCACTACCTCAAGATGAACGGACGCGAAGTCTTTAAACTCGCCGTCCGCGCGATGGTAAAGGCTTCCCACGACATTCTTGAAGAATGTGGGGTTGAGTTGAAAGATGTGGGTTGCGTGATTCCCCACCAGGCCAACATCCGGATCATTGAGAGCGTGGCCTCTCACATGAAGCTGCCACTCGATATTTTCCCGAACAACGTCCACAACTACGGCAATACTTCAGCCGCTTCGGTGCCCCTAGCACTCGATGAGGCCATTCGGGGTGGAAAAATCGCCGATGGAGAATATGTCCTCATGATCGCATTCGGCGCAGGCCTGACCTGGGGCTCGACTCTCATGAAATGGAATTCGCCCAAGTGA
- a CDS encoding MBL fold metallo-hydrolase, which produces MPDPFTHLEDFSEDIIAKAQDGLRMTNRELADRAGIELSTVKALKNGSIDEEALIRVASALQLHGERLITSARKSWLPETIECPHLTTFTSEFRSMTVNAYLLTCPDHRGVLFDTGVDAQPIFQHLEENEIELEALVLTHGHLDHVAVMEPILKAWQKIPVFAHPSENIDSAQPLHWGESFEAGPFRLRSLSTPGHTPGGTSFFVEDQSPPIAIVGDALFAGSVGGCAGDYDHALQSIRENILTLPPETILCPGHGPTTTVAEEKQHNPFFPN; this is translated from the coding sequence ATGCCAGATCCATTCACCCACCTCGAAGACTTCAGCGAAGACATCATTGCCAAAGCCCAGGACGGCTTGCGAATGACCAACCGTGAACTTGCCGACCGGGCAGGAATTGAGCTGTCCACGGTAAAGGCCCTCAAAAATGGATCGATCGACGAGGAAGCCCTCATTCGCGTCGCTTCCGCCCTCCAGCTGCACGGAGAACGCCTCATCACATCGGCCCGCAAGTCGTGGCTCCCCGAGACAATCGAGTGCCCTCACCTCACTACCTTTACGAGCGAGTTCCGCTCAATGACCGTGAACGCCTACCTCCTCACTTGCCCTGACCATCGTGGAGTGCTCTTCGATACAGGAGTCGACGCCCAACCGATTTTCCAACATCTCGAGGAAAATGAAATCGAGCTCGAAGCCCTCGTTCTCACCCACGGACATCTGGATCATGTCGCCGTGATGGAGCCCATTCTTAAGGCTTGGCAGAAGATTCCCGTCTTCGCCCACCCCTCGGAGAACATCGACTCGGCCCAACCCCTCCATTGGGGAGAATCGTTTGAAGCGGGACCTTTCCGCCTCCGAAGCCTATCGACTCCAGGACACACTCCCGGTGGAACCTCTTTCTTTGTTGAGGACCAGAGTCCACCAATAGCAATTGTGGGAGACGCCCTCTTTGCCGGCTCAGTCGGGGGTTGTGCGGGGGACTACGATCATGCCCTTCAGTCAATCCGGGAGAACATCCTCACCCTTCCACCCGAGACCATTCTCTGCCCCGGCCATGGCCCGACGACGACCGTCGCCGAGGAAAAACAACACAACCCCTTCTTCCCAAACTGA
- the rsfS gene encoding ribosome silencing factor, which produces MSQEPIDPQTLAELRACTEALEDRKAKDLRILDVRGKSSITDFLVICSGTSSPHLRALCTSAEKALFNSPGKVSRHRDEFESGWVVTDGVDFVVHIFTEEMRGLFRLEALWKDATEIPLSEIQEVSSTK; this is translated from the coding sequence ATGAGCCAAGAGCCCATTGATCCCCAGACCCTCGCAGAACTCAGAGCCTGCACAGAAGCTCTGGAAGACCGCAAAGCGAAGGATCTCCGGATACTGGATGTGAGAGGAAAATCTTCGATTACCGATTTCCTCGTGATCTGCTCCGGAACGTCCTCTCCACACCTCCGTGCCCTTTGCACCTCAGCCGAGAAGGCGCTGTTCAACAGCCCGGGCAAAGTCTCCCGTCACCGGGACGAGTTTGAGAGTGGTTGGGTCGTGACCGATGGAGTCGACTTCGTTGTTCACATCTTCACGGAAGAAATGCGCGGCCTCTTCCGGCTCGAAGCCCTCTGGAAAGACGCCACGGAGATCCCGCTGAGCGAGATCCAGGAAGTCTCTTCGACGAAATAG
- the bamD gene encoding outer membrane protein assembly factor BamD, which translates to MKFLPTLLLIIFLPTASFGFLDWFRSDKNVDYSVPTIQQLDAADQLYTAALDARDKNKPKTALKSLRTILLDYSNTPVAADALFLAGEIQMKQRNLSEAFKNFQKIVNRYPGYERFDAVISNQFIIASSFMNSGESGKVLGIFGSNHYDTAMEYFEVIIKNSPYSDYAPLSLMNIALIAQQKSDEELAIDALDRLITLYPRSLLTPDAYFAMAQVFASLIQGPEYDQGSTLEAINYYQDFLILFPRSQYVDEAEKGLQRVSEIYAQSKLIIAEFYYVNRHEEEAAAVFYNETITVAPETEAADIARQRLERMESGKKPPRFKVKLKSNDIPSAVNDFFVERWRAIDLEEAENDSILN; encoded by the coding sequence ATGAAATTTCTCCCAACGCTTCTTCTCATAATTTTCCTGCCGACGGCTTCCTTCGGTTTCCTCGATTGGTTCCGAAGCGATAAGAATGTCGACTATTCGGTGCCGACGATCCAGCAACTCGACGCCGCCGACCAACTATACACCGCCGCGCTCGACGCCCGGGACAAGAACAAGCCGAAGACAGCCCTGAAGTCTCTCCGGACGATTCTCCTCGATTACTCGAACACACCCGTGGCTGCTGACGCCCTGTTCCTCGCAGGCGAAATCCAGATGAAGCAGCGGAATCTGAGTGAGGCATTCAAGAACTTCCAGAAGATCGTCAACCGCTATCCGGGGTATGAGCGATTCGACGCCGTCATCTCCAACCAATTCATCATCGCCTCGAGCTTCATGAACAGCGGCGAATCCGGAAAGGTTCTCGGTATTTTCGGCTCGAATCACTACGACACAGCCATGGAGTATTTCGAGGTGATCATCAAGAACTCGCCTTACAGTGACTACGCCCCCCTGTCTCTCATGAACATCGCACTCATCGCCCAGCAAAAGAGCGATGAGGAGCTCGCTATCGACGCGCTGGACCGCTTGATCACCCTCTACCCCAGAAGCTTGCTGACGCCCGATGCCTACTTCGCGATGGCGCAGGTTTTCGCCAGCCTCATCCAAGGGCCTGAATACGATCAGGGCTCAACCCTTGAGGCCATCAATTACTACCAGGACTTTCTGATTCTTTTCCCCCGCAGCCAATATGTGGACGAGGCCGAGAAAGGGCTCCAGCGAGTCAGCGAAATCTACGCGCAGAGCAAACTCATCATCGCGGAGTTCTACTACGTAAACCGTCATGAGGAGGAAGCTGCAGCCGTTTTCTACAACGAGACAATTACGGTCGCTCCCGAAACGGAAGCTGCGGACATTGCCCGTCAACGCCTGGAACGAATGGAATCGGGAAAGAAACCGCCACGGTTTAAGGTAAAGCTGAAGAGCAACGACATTCCCAGCGCGGTGAATGACTTCTTCGTCGAACGGTGGCGTGCCATCGACCTGGAAGAGGCTGAGAACGACAGCATCCTCAACTGA
- a CDS encoding sensor histidine kinase: MKIWKKITLGFVLVTGVMMIVDFNALRQNFITIQQIDDLELSNRAELIESHRVAYTQQRISSNVRELLLEWALGGRSDEIELAKQKIGVARVEMEEALGKLNRATYLGTGRDGFDELEQQEIEKLNTMMSRVPEFFSSLDKVLALQEEGKFEEAEEVFEDVLEPSSRYIQERIAEIAELAKEEIEWAIRQLNIRVRRTIRLGIYLSVLSFIFAIGLGLLISRSISKPLMKLVRSADEIGRGNLDTFVDLNTKGELQILAGSFNQMAYDLKQKVDAIEQVNEELLESNETKDKFFSIIAHDLKNPFNAILGYSYILSESYGEFGDEERKEMIEEIDRSSRITYELLENLLNWARSQSNKIEIKPVMLDVSDIAEKSIESHRATAKGKRIDVLNKVPKGLMLEVDRETFTVILNNVLSNSIKFTPEGGEVIISAEKRAGEVVVSIRDSGVGMSEEAISRLFLREGSISTLGTDQENGTGLGLVLVKDFVERNRGRLEVKSQQGEGSEFFLFFPG, encoded by the coding sequence ATGAAGATCTGGAAGAAGATCACTCTTGGATTCGTTTTAGTGACGGGGGTTATGATGATCGTAGACTTCAATGCCCTGAGGCAGAATTTTATCACGATCCAGCAAATTGACGATCTTGAGCTTTCCAACCGGGCGGAATTGATTGAGTCCCACCGGGTCGCTTACACGCAGCAGCGAATAAGCTCAAATGTTCGCGAGTTGCTACTCGAATGGGCTCTGGGGGGGCGGTCGGACGAAATTGAACTCGCGAAACAGAAGATTGGAGTGGCGAGGGTGGAAATGGAGGAGGCGCTCGGGAAATTGAATCGGGCAACGTATTTAGGGACAGGGCGAGATGGCTTTGACGAGCTGGAACAACAAGAGATCGAAAAACTCAATACGATGATGAGTCGGGTTCCGGAGTTCTTTTCTTCTCTCGATAAAGTGCTGGCACTGCAGGAGGAGGGTAAATTCGAGGAGGCTGAGGAGGTCTTCGAAGACGTCTTGGAGCCAAGTTCCCGATATATCCAAGAGCGTATAGCCGAAATTGCGGAACTTGCGAAAGAGGAAATCGAATGGGCGATTCGCCAATTGAACATTCGGGTCCGGCGAACGATTCGACTGGGGATCTATCTTTCGGTTCTGAGTTTTATCTTCGCCATTGGTCTTGGATTATTGATTTCCCGTTCGATCTCAAAACCTCTGATGAAACTCGTGCGCAGTGCCGACGAGATTGGTCGAGGAAATTTAGATACGTTCGTTGATTTGAACACGAAGGGAGAGCTGCAGATACTCGCGGGATCGTTCAATCAAATGGCTTACGACTTGAAACAGAAGGTTGATGCGATTGAGCAGGTAAACGAGGAATTGCTCGAATCCAATGAAACCAAGGATAAGTTCTTTTCAATTATCGCTCATGATCTAAAGAATCCCTTCAACGCGATTTTGGGATACTCCTACATCCTCTCGGAATCATATGGAGAGTTTGGAGATGAGGAACGGAAGGAGATGATTGAAGAGATTGATCGCTCGTCCCGTATCACTTACGAGTTATTGGAAAATCTCTTGAATTGGGCTCGTTCTCAAAGCAACAAAATCGAGATCAAGCCAGTGATGCTGGATGTCTCCGATATCGCGGAGAAGTCGATCGAGTCGCATCGCGCGACGGCTAAAGGCAAGCGGATCGATGTTTTGAATAAGGTCCCCAAGGGTCTGATGCTTGAGGTCGACCGCGAGACTTTCACGGTGATCCTGAACAACGTTCTCAGCAATTCGATCAAGTTTACACCGGAAGGCGGCGAAGTGATAATTTCGGCAGAAAAGAGGGCAGGGGAGGTCGTTGTCTCCATCCGGGACAGTGGAGTAGGAATGAGTGAGGAGGCGATCTCTCGTCTGTTCCTGCGCGAAGGTAGCATCTCTACTCTAGGCACTGACCAAGAGAATGGAACCGGATTGGGTCTTGTACTCGTGAAGGACTTTGTCGAACGGAACCGCGGGCGACTCGAAGTGAAAAGCCAGCAGGGCGAGGGCAGCGAGTTCTTCTTGTTTTTCCCAGGATAG
- a CDS encoding NUDIX hydrolase — translation METGKIPSAWKVEEVQEVADCRVFRVITQKSRREDDGRVSDWYVVDTNDFVNVVAITLDDELVMVRQFRHGSEEFSLELPGGMVDDGENPLDAGVRELREETGFAGGTAKIFADCHPNPAIMNNRCHYVLVPQAKLVDEVDWDEHEEMEVILLPMKDVREACRRGEITHSLTLAALMRYSLLEG, via the coding sequence ATGGAAACGGGAAAAATACCATCGGCGTGGAAGGTTGAGGAAGTGCAGGAAGTCGCGGATTGCCGTGTTTTCCGAGTGATTACCCAGAAAAGCCGCAGGGAGGATGACGGACGGGTCAGCGATTGGTATGTCGTCGACACCAATGACTTCGTCAATGTCGTCGCGATCACTCTTGACGACGAACTCGTCATGGTGCGTCAATTCCGCCATGGGAGCGAAGAGTTCTCATTGGAATTGCCCGGGGGAATGGTCGATGACGGAGAGAATCCTCTCGATGCCGGGGTTCGCGAATTGCGCGAGGAGACCGGATTCGCCGGTGGCACGGCGAAGATCTTTGCCGATTGCCATCCGAATCCGGCGATTATGAACAATCGTTGTCACTACGTGCTGGTGCCTCAAGCCAAGCTTGTGGACGAGGTGGACTGGGACGAGCATGAGGAGATGGAGGTCATTCTTCTACCCATGAAGGACGTCCGTGAGGCCTGCCGACGCGGGGAGATCACGCATTCACTGACCTTAGCGGCTCTGATGCGCTATTCCCTCTTGGAAGGATAG
- a CDS encoding DNA-methyltransferase, which translates to MWRDVSKGQLFQGDVFEGLAAWTGDKAQCIVADPPYFQVQTKEEWDNLWPDEEAYLDWTAQWVKAASQHLAPDGILYIFGQPGKREHVWLKVCAHLVDTLAFHDLIVWDRAVGYNERRDSFTPQFEMILALRHPEANKVFFDKDAVRIPYDEKTIQTYLRDNRYKDKEAREKHLRRGKYATNILRVPSLKGSSKEKIGHPTQKPISLIDQLIRSSSKPGDLVLDPFLGSGTTSVVCERTDRRWIGIESSGDYVQMTEERLATLFP; encoded by the coding sequence ATGTGGCGCGACGTATCCAAAGGACAACTCTTTCAAGGCGATGTCTTTGAAGGCCTCGCCGCCTGGACCGGGGACAAAGCGCAATGCATTGTCGCGGACCCTCCCTATTTTCAGGTCCAAACCAAGGAGGAGTGGGACAACCTTTGGCCAGACGAAGAGGCCTATCTCGATTGGACCGCCCAATGGGTAAAAGCGGCCTCTCAGCATCTGGCGCCCGATGGAATTCTCTACATTTTCGGGCAGCCCGGCAAAAGAGAACACGTCTGGCTCAAAGTCTGCGCCCATCTCGTCGACACCCTCGCCTTCCATGACCTCATCGTCTGGGACCGCGCTGTCGGCTACAACGAACGCCGCGACTCGTTCACCCCGCAATTCGAAATGATCCTCGCCCTACGCCACCCTGAGGCGAACAAGGTGTTCTTCGACAAAGATGCTGTCCGCATCCCCTATGACGAGAAGACGATCCAGACCTATCTCCGCGACAATCGCTACAAAGACAAGGAAGCTCGGGAAAAACACCTACGTCGTGGGAAATACGCCACCAACATCCTCCGCGTCCCCTCTCTGAAAGGAAGCTCCAAGGAGAAGATTGGCCATCCGACTCAAAAACCCATTTCTCTCATCGATCAACTGATCCGCTCCAGCTCCAAGCCGGGGGATCTCGTTCTCGACCCCTTCCTCGGAAGTGGAACCACCTCCGTCGTCTGTGAACGCACTGACCGCCGCTGGATTGGCATCGAATCGAGCGGGGACTATGTCCAAATGACCGAAGAGCGACTGGCCACCTTGTTTCCCTAA
- the plsX gene encoding phosphate acyltransferase PlsX, translating into MFGAATSRSIAIDAMGGDRGPDAFAQGVALALKDPEFDTNFDELILVGDESILFPALRKAGISGEKRIEVHHASEVIGMDEKPLMGIRRKPDSSMVQALHLVRDGRASALLSCGNTGSLMAGGTLRIRPLPGVERPALGTIIPTRESKFILLDAGANPEPTALQMCQNAILGSNYAKVAIGKERPRVGLLTIGTEEGKGSARIHESHERLKQLDSVIEYTGLIEGFQVFQNHVDVVVCDGFTGNIVLKVCESLFKMLSGYLKDELSANWLRKTGAFLSMGAFKEIKHQLDPAQYGGAPLLGLKAPVLKAHGSSDSESIAGALKIAANALKYDMTEHIREDIEKATQVLERISEDNSTNGPEKEMASS; encoded by the coding sequence ATGTTTGGGGCAGCGACAAGCCGGTCCATAGCCATCGATGCTATGGGAGGCGATCGCGGACCGGATGCGTTCGCTCAAGGCGTAGCTTTGGCCCTAAAAGATCCCGAGTTCGACACTAATTTTGACGAGCTCATCCTCGTCGGCGACGAGTCAATCCTCTTCCCTGCCCTCCGCAAGGCGGGCATTTCAGGGGAGAAGCGAATTGAAGTCCATCATGCTTCCGAGGTGATCGGGATGGACGAAAAGCCCTTGATGGGCATCCGCCGCAAACCCGATTCCTCAATGGTGCAGGCTCTGCACCTCGTAAGAGACGGCCGTGCATCGGCCCTTCTCAGCTGTGGAAACACCGGCAGCCTCATGGCTGGCGGCACGCTCCGCATCCGCCCCCTTCCCGGCGTAGAACGCCCAGCTCTGGGGACGATCATCCCGACCCGGGAGAGCAAATTCATCCTCTTGGATGCCGGTGCCAACCCCGAACCAACGGCCCTGCAGATGTGCCAGAATGCGATTCTGGGCTCGAATTACGCCAAGGTGGCCATTGGCAAAGAGCGCCCTCGCGTAGGTCTCCTCACCATCGGCACTGAGGAAGGCAAAGGCAGTGCTCGCATTCACGAGTCTCACGAGCGCCTCAAACAGCTCGATTCGGTCATTGAATACACCGGCCTGATCGAAGGTTTCCAAGTTTTTCAGAACCATGTTGATGTCGTTGTCTGCGACGGATTTACCGGCAACATCGTTCTCAAGGTATGCGAATCGCTCTTTAAAATGCTCAGTGGGTATTTAAAAGACGAACTTTCGGCGAATTGGCTCCGCAAAACCGGCGCATTTCTGTCGATGGGCGCTTTCAAGGAGATCAAGCATCAGCTCGATCCCGCGCAATATGGAGGGGCTCCCCTCCTCGGCCTGAAAGCTCCGGTCCTCAAAGCCCACGGTTCTTCCGACAGCGAATCGATCGCCGGGGCCCTCAAGATCGCCGCGAACGCTTTGAAATACGATATGACCGAGCACATTCGGGAAGACATTGAGAAAGCCACTCAAGTCCTCGAACGGATCAGCGAAGATAATTCAACGAATGGACCTGAAAAAGAGATGGCCTCCTCTTAA